A window of Amycolatopsis australiensis contains these coding sequences:
- a CDS encoding PadR family transcriptional regulator, translating to MSLRHAVLGMLADEPGSGYDLLKRFERAMANVWPATQSQLYGELGKLEKAGLIHVHAEGPRGRKEYEITEAGLAELRHWLVEVEPSGPPRSAGLLRVYFLGSVSPEQARGYIATMAEQGEAREKRLAELEGTIDWGEDNQSLYGRLVLEWGKRFSAMQREWAEWAVKQIE from the coding sequence ATGAGCCTCCGACACGCGGTGCTGGGCATGCTGGCCGACGAACCCGGAAGCGGCTACGACCTGCTGAAACGCTTCGAGCGCGCGATGGCCAACGTCTGGCCGGCGACGCAGAGCCAGCTCTACGGCGAACTCGGCAAGCTGGAGAAGGCGGGCCTGATCCACGTCCACGCCGAGGGACCGCGCGGGCGCAAGGAGTACGAGATCACCGAAGCCGGGCTCGCGGAGCTGCGGCACTGGCTGGTGGAGGTCGAACCGTCCGGGCCGCCGCGCAGTGCCGGGCTGCTGCGCGTCTACTTCCTCGGCTCGGTCTCCCCGGAGCAGGCGCGCGGCTACATAGCGACGATGGCCGAGCAAGGGGAGGCGCGCGAGAAGCGGCTGGCAGAACTGGAAGGCACGATCGACTGGGGCGAGGACAACCAGTCGCTCTACGGCCGCCTGGTCCTGGAGTGGGGCAAGCGCTTCTCGGCGATGCAGCGCGAATGGGCCGAGTGGGCGGTCAAGCAGATCGAGTAA
- a CDS encoding zf-HC2 domain-containing protein, which produces MECEECREALSARLDGETEPVSPDEHLAACAACREWFAGAERLRRAMLLHPAPPVPDLTAAILDRTPAPSGEGWGLRLALAVVAIAQLGLAFAQLLDPGHALHLDHESGAWNLAVGIGLLVAVFRPRTAGGQLPLLAGFVAVLLVLSAADLAAGRVALSRLATHALVVLGLALLFVVHRAHRDRHTPLPAATADDGTTTSGSTVDAPPAGRPRPAGPRRQANGHHAA; this is translated from the coding sequence ATGGAGTGCGAGGAGTGCCGCGAAGCGCTGTCGGCCCGGCTGGACGGCGAGACCGAGCCGGTCTCGCCCGACGAGCACCTGGCGGCCTGCGCGGCCTGCCGGGAGTGGTTCGCAGGCGCGGAACGGCTGCGGCGGGCGATGCTGCTGCACCCGGCGCCGCCGGTCCCGGACCTCACGGCGGCGATCCTCGACCGCACGCCGGCGCCGTCCGGCGAAGGCTGGGGCCTGCGGCTCGCGCTGGCCGTGGTGGCGATCGCCCAGCTCGGGCTGGCGTTCGCGCAGCTGCTGGATCCCGGACACGCGCTGCACCTCGACCACGAGAGCGGCGCGTGGAACCTGGCGGTGGGCATCGGCCTGCTGGTGGCGGTGTTCCGGCCGCGCACGGCGGGCGGTCAGCTGCCGCTGCTGGCGGGGTTCGTCGCGGTGCTGCTGGTGCTGTCGGCGGCCGACCTGGCGGCGGGCCGGGTGGCATTGTCCCGGCTGGCGACGCACGCGCTGGTGGTGCTGGGACTGGCGCTGCTGTTCGTGGTACACCGGGCACACCGCGACCGCCACACCCCGCTCCCGGCGGCGACGGCCGACGACGGCACGACGACGTCCGGGTCCACAGTGGACGCTCCCCCGGCGGGACGCCCGCGTCCCGCCGGGCCGCGCAGGCAGGCCAACGGCCACCACGCCGCCTGA
- the sigC gene encoding RNA polymerase sigma factor SigC — MTHRADDDRVTALALAAGRGDRRALEEWVRATQADVWRLLAHLTDAATADDLTQETYLRAFGSLRRFAGRSSSRTWLLAIARRVVVDQIRAARARPKIDWDAPVDQGRATTGFEELVELGVLLDGLDPERREVLVLTQVLGLSYAEAADVCGVPVGTVRSRVARARDDLLEARRERGSDAG; from the coding sequence ATGACCCACCGTGCGGACGACGACCGCGTCACGGCGCTGGCCCTGGCCGCCGGCCGGGGTGACCGGCGCGCGCTGGAGGAGTGGGTCCGGGCGACTCAGGCCGACGTCTGGCGTCTCCTCGCCCACCTCACCGACGCGGCCACCGCCGACGACCTGACCCAGGAGACCTACCTCCGCGCCTTCGGCAGCCTTCGCCGCTTCGCCGGACGGTCGTCGTCGCGGACCTGGCTGCTGGCCATCGCGCGCCGGGTGGTCGTCGACCAGATCCGGGCCGCCCGCGCCCGGCCGAAGATCGACTGGGACGCCCCCGTCGACCAGGGACGCGCCACGACGGGGTTCGAGGAGCTGGTCGAGCTGGGCGTGCTGCTCGACGGCCTCGACCCGGAGCGCCGCGAGGTGCTCGTGCTGACCCAGGTGCTCGGCCTGTCCTACGCCGAGGCCGCCGACGTCTGCGGTGTCCCGGTCGGCACCGTCCGCTCCCGCGTCGCCCGCGCCCGTGACGACCTGCTCGAAGCCCGCCGGGAACGCGGCTCGGACGCCGGCTGA